A window of Leptolyngbya sp. SIO1E4 genomic DNA:
ACGACGACCGCAGCCTCACCATTCACCGTCAAAACCATCGGTAGCTTGGTTTGCTGAAGCCCCTCAACATACTCTTTAGTGTTGCGGCGAAAGTCCGTCAGAGAACGGATATTCTCTACAAGAATCGTCATAAAACACCTTAAAAGGTTCTTATAAGGATCTAATTATATCCTGCCACCTTGAAGGGCTTCCAACTCTTCAACACAGAGAGAACACCACCAGCAGAATCCGCAACGAAATATAGAAGAATGTTGCCGAAAACCAACTTCTGGGGTATCTCATTATTCATGTCATCTGTATTTACAGATAACCAGATGACTGTAAAACCAGCGAACCAGATAACCAGATGACTACCATCTTGACCGTAACTGGATTCAAGGGCGGGGTAGGCAAATCAACAACGGCCATTCACCTGGCGGCTTACTTAAGCGACCTGGGCGATACCGTTCTCGTTGATGGTGATCCAAACAGGACCGCGCTCAGTTGGGCGGCTCGTGGTCACCTACCTTTCACCGTTGCTGACGAGCGCAAAGCAATGAAGGTGATTCAAGGCCGCGACTTTATCGTGATCGATACCCCTGCTCGACCCGATTCCACTGATCTAAAAGAACTGGCCGAAGGTTGTGACCTGCTGATCCTTCCCACCACTCCTGATGTAGTGTCCCTCGAACCCATGTTGGAAACAGCCATAGCTTTGGGTGAAGCATCCTATCGGGCATTGCTGACGATCGTGCCGCCAAAGCCCAGCCGAGAAGGTGAAGCCATGAGAGATGACTTGAGAGATAACGGCGTCCCCATTTTTGAAGCCATGATCAGACGAGCTGCGGGCTTCCAAAAGGCAGCGCTGGCCGGGATACCCATTAAAGCAATGACCGGACGCGATCGCCTGGGCTGGCTGGACTACGAAGCCGTGGGGAAGGAAATCATGGAGATATTGGGAAATGCCTAAATACGGAGACATCATCAAACAGGCAAAATCTGTAAAACCAGATAGCCAGACAGATGGCTTACCAGAAGACCAGCAAACCAGACAACCATATACCCAGAACAAAAAGCAGGAGTTGCTACAGGTCGAGCAGTCAGCAAACCAGATGTCTGTAAACCCAGAAGACCAGCAAACCAGACAACCAGATGAACCGATGAAAAACCTTTGTGTGAAAGTGCCAGAATCGTGGCGTCGTCATTGGGCTGCCCAGGCCAAGCTAACTGGACGCACCATGACCGACGTAATGGTAGAAGCTCTAAAGCAGGAATTTGGTTTACCAGATAACCAGCAAACCAGATAACCAGCAAACCAGAAACAGCTATTCAAATACTTGTGTCGTGTACTTAACTGCTGAAGCCTTCATTGAATCCAAAACCATTCGCGATCGCCAACTCGCCAATATTGATGATGGTCGTGCTGAAGAAATCCTCAATAAAGCACAGGCACTCATCTTCAGCGCGTGGCAAGGAACGGGCATCGCTACCAATGAACAGGTTGCTGAGTTCTACGAAGTCTCAACCGATGTTTTGAAAGACAACATTAGACGCCATCGCAATGAGTTTGAATCTGATGGTCTGAAAGCATTGAGGGGTAAGGCTTTAAAGGATGCTAGTGAGATTATCTCACTAGCATCGAAAACCTCTCAGGCAACCATCTGGACACCTCGCGCAGCGCTCAGACTAGGCATGGTTTTGAGGGATTCGGCGATCGCAAAGCAAATTCGGAACCTGCTCCTTGAGATGGTGACGCAAGGAGCAGCTCAAAGTCCGACAGAGCGTGAACTTACTCTCCAGATTGAACTGCAACGCCTGAAGCAGCACTATCAAGACACCGGCTGGCACATCGTCCAAGCAAGCAGTCCTGCCATGTTGGCATTTATTCGTGGAGAGGCACCACTCGTTCGCACTGAAGTGCAGTACGTGGATTCAAGAACTGGCGAACCACTAGGAACGACAAGTTACCGGATTCTGCCTCAGCTCGTGGAAGATGTGGGCCTTCGCCGCAATTCTGAAGAGGATCAGCAACTGGTAAAGGAAATCCTGCTGCAAGAGTGCGGGGTGGATTGGAAAACCGGAGAAGGGCTACAGCATGGCTTCAACGTCATCAAACCACTGGTAATTCCAGAATCTTGCTACGAAGAGTACTTGTATAAGGTTGCGAAGGCCATCTATGGAGAGAAGACACTGGAGGGTTGGAAGCACGAACAACAGCTACTACCGGACTTCCTTCAGGAGCGGGGTCTTCTGCCACCAGGAAAATGATTCTGGTTTTCTGGCCGTCTGGTTATCTGGTTTACCAGAAAGAATTAGAGCGTAGCCATGCCACATTAGAGACTACCAGTTAGACTTAGGTCTAACTGGTGAGGCAGCATCGACGAGATCACAAGAGTTCAATCCGCAAAGATAGATAAGAGGGTTGAACTGGTGTCGTTCCTCATCATTGCCAGTTCGGCGGCTGAAGCTCTCCTGAGAGGTACTCCATCGCCAGATCAAGATCACTTTTACTCAGAATAGAATCAATTGTTTTCCCCTGAAACGCCTCGGCCATTGCCAAGATTTCGGACAGAACGGAATTCAGTTCAACGAGTGCTGGGCCATGCGCTCAAGCTGGTGGCGCTGTTCGGACGTTAACGCTTCCCGTTGCCAGCACATCACTGCTCGTCACATACGCAGTCCTTCTAATAATTTTCTTGCTATATCCTGTTGCGTTGACGTATCCATATATTCGCCTTTCAAGCTGGTTTTAGGGTTTTATGCGTTGCGCATGAAACCTTGACTCGCTGGCGAAGCGTGGGGGTAGCAGCAAGGCCGAGAACGTGGGGATACTCAGGGTCGAGCCTTTTCAAGGTTGCCTTGCAGACGCGAGGGGCAAATCCCCTTAGGCAAATAAATTAAGTCTTAGCTTTGATGCATATTTTGCCTAGCCGTTGTCTTTTATGCCGCAACACATTGGGGTTAGAAGAGTGTCTTTTCCAAAACACTTCATGCTAGTCTTTCTGTTTTTTGATAGTAATATTGTCCATAAGAAAAACCATTCTTCCGGCAAAGTTAGCGACATTATTTATGTAGCCCAGAGGATCCTCTTGATAGGAATTTCCACCAACAAGCAAAGCTATAGAAACGGCAGCGCAAGCAGCAAAAACCTTCGATTTATCAAATATTTTCATGGCGATTAACATTGCTTGGACAATAACAACGTTAATCACCTGCAAGAGCTGCAGCAATCAAAAAAGCAATATCAACTACTTTATAAAAAGTGCCGATATCGATTTTTAGACAACAATACTTGAGACATTGAAGACTATCTGTCGATAACAATAGGAATCATCTTGTTATCAAACTTCACGCCGTTAACTGGCCAGGATGTCAAGGCCTTTAGGGAATAGCATCGGGAAACGGATAGCGTCTGTAGTTTTTCTGTACTATCTTGTACGCGTGTATCTTCCTCTCAAGCTGCATATAGAACGGCTTTGCTGTGCCCAATGCCGTTTTCCTCTCCTTACGTCATCAGGGTGTACGCAGTAAGAGAATGCTTGTCCCTTGATCATCTATCCCACAAAAATTATGAACAACGTAACCACCGTAAAGCTCTCAAGACTCATGACTGCAGAGGAAATGATTTTACGTTCGCTCTTGCACGGCAGTAGCTATGGAGCGGAAATAAGTGAGAAAATCTCGTTTGCGACGGAAAAATGGCTGCCTCCTGGGACACTATATCCCAAGCTGCAGATGCTACGAGAAGAAGGGTTAATAGAGCAAATTTCTAAACTCGAAACCTCACTCGGAGAACGCGACGGAAGACCGAGGAAATACTACAAACTAACGGCGAAAGGCCGTATGGCGCTTTCGGAGAGTGATGAATGTAGAAACAGGCTTTCTCAACCTGATCTGAGCGGCTGGCAACCCTGCTAACTCCAGTCGATAGCTGGCTGTTGCGTTTCGACGGCCAGCTATCGCATCACGATGTCTACTGCTATGAATCGATTACCTTTACCCGCCAATCAAACAAAGCGATTGGTGTGGTCGTTGTTACTAGGAAAACTCAATGATTACCGAAAGAATCGAATACAGAAGCACATATTGCTTCATCTCTTGCCCTTTGACCGAAGACCTTCTTACAGCGCTTGCCCAGCATCTCGAGCGCCTTCGTGTTGAACCAATATATTCCTGGAACGGTTCTGATTTTTCGCTGATTGGTAATACTCCTCCTATGGATACCAGCATGGTGCTTATTGAGGATGCCGGTAACCCTGTTTACGGTCATGCTTTGGAAAACGTAATTCAATACTGCCGTAACCTGTTGCTTGGCGATCGCTCCTCAGGGCGTGTTGTCGATGGGCAACTTCCCATGATGGCCGATACAGCTATTTCCGGCTTACTGCCCGCTGCGACCATCGCTAGCACGAAGCCTACCCACTTACCCAACGGCACGATTACACCAGCCGCAATACTTCCTTCTACGGTGGTGTCGTTCTCGCCCAAGAGCGAAAGATTGCAAGAGTGCATCAGCATGGGATCGCAAACGCCGTACCCGGTTACCGTCACTTTTGGTTTTGGAGACACAACCGACACTCCTCTCCAGACTGTAGGTACCCCCAATGCTATTTGTCCTTGGAGCCTGACGATAGGAAGAAGCGGTACCCTGTTTCCCCATACCACCGTCAGTTGGTCAGATGTTATACCCGTGGATGAACTCGGTGCCATTACCTTGTCAGGTTTTGAAGCGACGTTGAGACAGCTTACCGATAGCAACAAAACCGTTAGAGCAGCGGTCTTTCCGTCTATTGCACCATGTCTTGTGGCAGTAGATCTTACCAGTACTGGCTTACTGCCCAGTGCAACCGTTGCTGGCACAGATATGCCTGCCAACTTAACTAGCGGCATCGATGTTGCCAGCATGATGATGCCATCCATAGTGGTGTCATCTCTTGCCGATGGCAATTCTTTCCTATATCGCAGCCGCGTAGAGCCGCAACCGTTATACCCGGTCACCACCACGCCTACCTTGCGAGACAGAACCGCTCCCCCGAACCAGACTATCGGTGACACCAGCGAAGCTATTGAGCCTAAGATACTAACAACGACAGGAGGAACAAGCCATGCACCGCTCCCTCCCGACACCACCACGCGGGCAGATGCTACCCGCGTGGAAGAAGCCAGCGCTGTTGCCTTATTACGCTATCAAACAGCAGTGACGCAGCTTATCGATAGTAGTGACAAAGCCGGTAAGACAAAGCTCTTTTCGTTTATCAAGCGATATCTTCGGATGTTCAAGATGAATACCCGGTACACCGCCCAGGAGATTTTCAGGGAAGCTTATTTACGTCTCCTTAAGAGCGGTCAACATGTCAACGATATCCTTGCTTGGTTAGGGCAGGCAGCGCTCAACGTTATTCGTGAGTTTGCTCGTAAAAGGGATAGAGGCACCATCGGGCTAACGGAGCGGGAACCTGATGGCGCAACGGGTACCAGTGGAGCTGACTCCGATAGCGGACTGGATGGACTTTGCAGACTTTTTGGAACTACGCAATTGAGAGGGAAAACAATGGAGACTTTATTGCTCAAACTGGTTGTAGCGCTGGTTGAACCGCTGGTTCCGGTTAGTTTCAGGGATGAAAGCATTGGTGACATCCTGGAGCTCCACTACAGTATGAAGCAGCGGGGAACTGCAGGCATCCTTCGCTCGCTAATCACAGTGTGCCGGTTGTTGGACTTGCTGCGCGGGGCGTTGCATATGCGTTTGCAAGAGTTTCTGGCGACAAAGAAGGGGCGTACACTGATGACGCGCTGTGGCTTTAGTAGCGGAGGGAAATAGCCCTAATTAGAGTGGCGTTATTGTACCGATACACCTAACCATACTTAGGGCTTCAGGATTAAGCATTTGGCAAAATACGTTGTTTTTGCCTTTCCTACAGCTTGAGAGCCTTGAAAATAAGGAGTATTTTATGCAACAACGCACAGTAAGGCAGCTACATTAGCCATACTCCAATAGTGTAACGAGCCCCCAAGCTGCCAGCTTTGGGGGCTCGTTCATTACTGATATGGTTAAGCGTATCGCGGCATAGCCGCCAGTTGGGCAGGAAAGTATCCATATAGTTCTTGAAGTGATCGTTATGATGGCGCTCCAACAGATGCACCAACTCATGCACCAGGACATACTCCAGGCATTCAGGAGGCTTCTTTACCAATTCCAAATTCAGCCAGATGCGCTTATCGGCAATGTTGCAGCTGCCCCACTTGGTTTTCATCTTCTTGGCCTCAAAGTGGCATTGCTGCGATTTGGGGCAGTTTAGTTTTTCTGTATTGCTTGACTAGTTGCAAGGCGGGCAAACACTCTCAATCAAGGGAGCTGGAGGTCGTAGCGAGCAAAAGCGAGGATAGGCCCCAGCTCCCACCACAGCTCCGCCACTAAGCGTTGAAAGCTGATCACGGAAATAGTGCAGCTGCGCATGTCATCATTTTTCTGATAGCTCCTCCATCAATCGGATTTGCATTCGATAGACCAGCAATGTCACCTCATCCGGCAAGAGCTGGGAGAATCGTCTGCCTTCAAACTGCTCGGCAATGAATTGGGCCAGCTGCGGGTGTCCCCACCTTAAGCGGAAGAGGCACCGGCGCAGGGACTCTTGATTGCAATAGCACTCCCACTCCTCTGAAGATGCTTTAGATGACGGAGGCGGCAGTGGCCGGTAGTGCTGGTCATTACTCAACTCATCAGGGTTAGCGGGCTGTGGAAAACGCTTTTCCTCCCCCCGTAGCCCCCTCTTCGGAGGATTCTTCTGAATCTGAGGAAAAACAGCCATACACTTCATAGATCTCTCTTGGGTGTGTAACAGTCCCTCTGACAAGGGTTGGGGCGGATCAGGTACTAAGGCCAGTGGTGCTGATACAGGCGGTTTTAGGACTTCAAAAAGGACTCGATCACCCTTTGGCTGGGCTGTTACACCCGTCTCTTCAGAAGGTTGAGTGTGGTCGGGGTGCCACAGGCTCAAATGCTTGTAGAGGGTCTTGAGGCTACAGTGGGCGGTTTCGGTGAGCTGTTGCACCAAGTCGCGAATTTTGTGGGGCAGGGTGCCGAGCTGCTTCAGGGTGTCAACGGCTTGGGCAATGCGATCGCGGGCATTCTCAGCGCGTTGCTGGTTCACACTGGGTTGGGGCGGCAGCTCAATGCTGGTATCTCGCGTCGGTTCGTCACCTAGGGGCCAGTAGTAGCCTTCGACGGCTTTGCACCAGGCTTTGGCCTTGCGCTCAATTTCGTGCTGGTGGCGGCAATATTGTCGGTAGCCAGGGAGCTGCGGGACCGTCTCCAGAGTATGGGTGAACAGCTCATCGCCGGACAGCCCCAGGAAGACGCGACCATAGCAGGCCACCGTCTTCAGCAGATGGTTGGTCTGGCCGTGACCGCTCCAGCCTGCTTCGAGTTCGGTTTCTAAATCCTGCCGCCAGGTTTCAACGGTGCTGTTGCTGGGGTAGGGAGAGCGCCTGGGCTTCTTGCGGCGATTGTCGCGTCCGATTTTGAGGGCGTGGCGCAGCTCATCCATGTCCTGGTGGCTGGCGGCTCCATCCCAGAGCCAGAAGAAGCGGTCGAGCTTGTCGCTGATCGGGTTCAGATCGTCGTCCAGCAGGTAGGAGCCGGTGCCCGGTTGCAGGGGCAGCCGGTGGCCGTTGTAGTGGATGATCTTCTCGACGCCATAGGGTTTGGGATTCGGGAAGATCTCCAGGGTGCCGTTGGCAATTTGAAAGTCCTGGGTGGTCAAGCATTCTTCGAGGGCAACGGCCAGGTCGAAGGTTTTGACGGCTTCCGGTAGCGGCAGGTAGAGGTGCAGGCCGTTGCTGTGGGTAGAGCGCAGCAACAGGGTGCGGGTGATGCCGATCGTTTCCAGGGCAGCGCGGAGCTGGGCGATCGCCTCGACGTTACAGTAGGGACTCTCAGCATCAATATCGATCAGCGCATAGGTGGTCAAACCATCGAAGCGGACGCCTATTAGGGTGTCCGGGTCTTGCCAGCGCTGCCACAGGATGCGCGGGCGCAGGGGATAGTCGGTAACAGTGCGCCACTTCGGTTTCTTGCCGGGGGCCGGGGCCGGGGCCTCGATGAAGTCCCACAAATTGCGGCCAAAGAGTTCGTGGAAGCGTTGACCAAGGGGGTCAGCGGGAAGGGGCTTCGGGGGGTGGAAGTGGGCTACCATGCCACCCCTCCTTGACTCTGCTCAATTCTGTGTAAAAGCTGACACGTCGCGTACTGGTGTATATGTACCAGGCTAAAAGCAAAGAAATTCATTGTTTTTGCGTTCTCTGAGGGGGCAACTAGCAAACCATGCCAACCCTGAAACGTAGGCGGCATCAGCCTTTCCAGAGGTGGGGCAGGCTTTCGCTAGAGATTAATCAAAATTGAACGTACCAACCTCTTGCACTGATCGATGTCAGTGCTATGATGAAAGCGCGAAATTAATATTTGCCTGATGCAGAGCGATGACGAGGTTTGGCGGCCGTGTCATCGTTTTTGCGTTTCAGGGCTTTTTTGCGTTCACATAAGTCATCACCTCCTTATAGGCGCTGATCGTACAAGCTTTTCAAGAATTGGCGATCGCTTCATTGCCATCATTCCACCAACATCTCAGCAGCAGTAGCATCCCAAAGCGCTAGCAGCTCTGACCGAACGGGTTGCTCTCCTTTGAATTCACCTTTGAGGGTATAAGCTCTACCATTGAGCACCCACACCGAAACCGACTCATATCCTGGCAGCGGATTCACAACCCAATACTCGGGAATCTTGGCATCGGCATATTCGCCCACGTTGTCCTGCGTGTCTTTCTTGAGGGTTTCAGGACTCACGACCTCAATCGTCAGCAGCGGTGGGGTGTCTTTGAGAAATAGCGCTTTGGTGAGACCTGACATCGCTTGCCACTGAGCTTTGGTGCAGATCAGCAGGTCAGGATCGCGGCTGTTGTCTGGTCGCCCAAATTGGGGAATCTGTACGCCAGGACCAGACTTCACAACTAAATCTGGAGCATGAGATCGGATGTAGGCTTTAAGTCGATCTCTCAAGTTCTCTACGATATCGATGTGTTGGGGACTTAGCTCAGTCGCATCGATAATTTCCCCATCCACGAATTCAGTCCGTCGCCCGTCGTAAGGAGTGAGCAGGTATTGCTCAAAGGTGAGCTTTTTCTGATTCGCTGCTTGCACTGAAGTCATCGCGGCCATGTCGCTCATCCACCCAATTCTCCTTCGCGCAGCAATGACAGCAAATCGGCAACCGAGATGTTCAATCCCAGCAGCTCTAAAGTGCCGTCTTGCATCAGCCTTTCTCGATACTGACCTTCGTGGGGATGGTCATAGACTTTCAGCGTTTGGCGACTCACATCAAATACCCAATACTGAGGAATGCTCGCTTGGGCATAGAGATCTCGTTTGCGCTTAGTGGCCTCTGCTGTGCGGGTCTTGGCCACCTCAATGACTAAATGCACGTCTTCGGGGCATGGGTGGGCTTTGGCATAGCTTTTCCGCTTCACCACAGAGATGTCAGGCACGGGCGTACTGAACTCGCTGATAAAGATGGGTTTTTCCTCACGAATGCGGATGGGCTGACCTGCTAACTCTGGTTCCAAATAGTCGCGTAGTAGCTCGATGAGCCATCCGTGCTCTGGTGATGAGATGCCCACTCTGTAAAGTATTCCGTCAATTAATTCCACTTCCGAGCCGACAAGTACCCCCGCTTCGATGGCTGCCATGCACTTGTCGAAGGTCCAGCGATAAATGTCTGGTGATTTAGTGATGGCTTGGGTCATAGAGATCGCCTCACTTATTGGCATCCTTATATGACTGTAACCGTTCCTCAATAAGGACTCTTAGCTTCGCAGCAAGGCTTAATTGCTTCCATGCCGGATCATTCCGGCACGTTTCAATGTCTTGCTCTAAACCTTCAATGTCTACCGACACCCTTTTAGGCACTGCTGCTTCACCACTATTTATGATCGCTTCCATTTAACTAGATCCTCTCCAAAAAAGATCAAGAATCTTATTTGCATCATTTTGCTGCATTTATGCTAGCCTGACTTCAGCATTCTGCATCATTTTGCTGCAATTTATATCTATCTTGAATCACTTTGGAGCTTCTTTATGCAAACCTTGAACGATATTGCTTCAAGTTTGGGGGTATCCCTTCAAACCGTTTACAACCGCAAAGCCGATGCTGAGAAGCGCTTAGGCCGCAAGATTGAAGGCACGCAGCACCCCACCGATAAGCGCAAAATTGTTTACGACGCTGAGGCAATCGCCCTAATTACTGGACAGCCGATAGCGCCCATTACGGCATTAGAAGCAGTCGCAGTGACGGTGGAGCCTGGCAACCACTGCCAGGCCATCGCTCAGCCTGAAATGAATGGGTTGGGTTTCAGCCTTGAACAGTTTCGAGCCGACGATATTGAAGCTTTGGTTTTTGAGAATCCCGACGAGGTCGCCGACCAGTTTTTAGCGGTCGCTGATCAGCTTGTAGCAGGCATGGGTGCTGATATCAAGGCCCGTGAGCAGCGCCTCAAAGCGACACGAACGGCACAGAGCAAAGTTGCTGAAAAAGCCCAGGAGTTGAAGCTAGAGCAACGTCTGTATCGAGATCGTGCCCGTGACTTAGATATAGCTCAAACAGAGCAGACACAGTCATTACAGGACACACTGCAAGCGCTGCAAGCGCTGGGAAAGCCCCAATCCGCTCCGACCGATGGCAGCGCCACCTAATACAGGCCACCGCGATCGCCCTATCTATTCTGCTGATTTGAGGCCATCCCCATGAAAGACGCGACCGAAAAGCTCTCTTCTCTCAACATCCAGAAGGCTGCACCAGGGCCGATGCAGCTCGTGTTCATAAAAGTGCAGAATGCCCCTCAACGACTGGTCTTAGGCGTTCCTCTGGCCCTGGCTGCCCTGGTGGGGGTGGGCTTCATTGTCGCCAGCAGCTTTAGAACCGCTGAGTCAGAGCCCGTCGAGTCCAATGTTTCTGACTACAACATGGTCACCTTTGACCCGCTGGCCCTAGCCGGTATTGACGAGAGCACCGACCCCGCGATCGCCGCCGTCAAGATGCGGGACATCCTGCCGGAGTATGATCGCTGGCTGCAACAGCAGATCGCCAAAGACCTCGACTATCCTATTGCCCGAGAGTCTGAACGGCTAACCGAGTTCGCCAAAAAGGAAGCCGCCGAAGGCAACATCGAACTCACTGACCCCGCTACTGATATTGACCTCAAGGGCTGCTTAGCCGTGCTCGATGACTGGGAATGTATCATCCTGCGCTATGCCGGGGATGCCGTGGAGCAATACCGAGCGGGCATTACCGACGATGACCCGATGCAGATGTTAGAGGGCACTGTTCGCTATCACGCCGCGATGAGAGCCTTGTTCCCCGTGCAGTATACCCGTACGAACGGGACGGAAACGCTGCAAGGGCTGACCAATCAACGCTATGCCGTCTACCTGCTGAAGCAGATGATGCCGTCAGCGCAGTTGGAACTGCAAAAGCTCCAGGCGGCACCGGCCACGCAACCAGGGGACGCCGCCAACCTGGAGGAGGATGCCAACTGATGAAGTATCTCAGCACATCACAGCAGCGCTGGACGGCGCGGGGGCTCTCGGGGCTCGGGCTCTCCCTGATGCTGGGCGGTGGCGTCATGGCCTATCAAAATCCTCAGTTTCAGCAAGCCGAGCAACTGCGGGCGGTCCACAAGTACGGGTCGTTGCAGCAAGCGGTGATGATTCCCCAAGACGGCATGATGGGGCGGGGCTTGGGGTTGGGACTGTTTGTGGCGGGTTTGGCCACGTCGGGCTTAGGGCTCTGGCTCAGTGATTCAGAACCCCGTGGTGTCACTCCTGAGTCGGTAGTCAAGACTGCCTTACCGAATGGCCAAACGTTGACGCTGTTTCCACCCGAGGATGAGGTGTTGAGCAACGTGCAGCAGAAGATCTTGACGCTGCTCTCGGCCTATCCCTGGCTCAAGTCTTGTATGCAGGCTTACTGCGTCGTCATCGTCGGAGCCAGCGGCGTCGGCAAAAGCACGATCGCTAACGCTATCGCGGTCATGCGACTGCTGCTGTGGAGCTGGCCCGTGGCGATTCTCGACCCTCACGGCGACAACAACCTGGCTCAAGGTACCTGGAGTACGGGCAGGCTTTATGGCTCCTCGCAGCTTTCTAAAGTGCCCGTGGGTGAGCAAATCGCGATCGCCTGGGAACGACTGAAAGGCGGCTATGCCCCTTACCAAGAAAACCGCCGCCAGCGGCAAACCATCATCGTTGATGAATTTACGGGCTGGTCGGACCCGTCTGAACCGGATGAACTCAAAGCCCTGACGGCTCCGATTACGTCCCACTGCATTCGCCAGGCGCGCAAGTGCGGTAACGGCATCATCCTGTTGCTGCACGGCGATCGCAAGGGCACGGCGGGGGGTGATATACCCACGGGGGTGCTGGAGTCACTCATGAAAACGGCGGCGGTGCTGCAGATGGAGGGGCAGGCGGATGAGTTTGGCGAGTTGACCTGGAGCGGGAAGGGCAAGTTCAAATCACCGGGGACGGAGCCTACAAACAAGCACTTTCAGCGGGTCTCGATCCCAGATTCCATCCGCCCCGGTCGGTTGCAAAAAGATATCGGCGAACTCCTGGATTATCTGGGCATCGGCTTGGATGACGATCCGCTGGATGAGGTGATTGTCAAAGGCAAGCTGGCCGAGCTGCGGGATGCTCTGCGGCGGCGCTTTGATTCCCCTGAATTCATCGACGCGCTGAATCAGATTTACGAAGGGCCCACCGCACCGAGTTCTGAGGAGGA
This region includes:
- a CDS encoding ParA family protein, yielding MTTILTVTGFKGGVGKSTTAIHLAAYLSDLGDTVLVDGDPNRTALSWAARGHLPFTVADERKAMKVIQGRDFIVIDTPARPDSTDLKELAEGCDLLILPTTPDVVSLEPMLETAIALGEASYRALLTIVPPKPSREGEAMRDDLRDNGVPIFEAMIRRAAGFQKAALAGIPIKAMTGRDRLGWLDYEAVGKEIMEILGNA
- a CDS encoding Uma2 family endonuclease — its product is MTQAITKSPDIYRWTFDKCMAAIEAGVLVGSEVELIDGILYRVGISSPEHGWLIELLRDYLEPELAGQPIRIREEKPIFISEFSTPVPDISVVKRKSYAKAHPCPEDVHLVIEVAKTRTAEATKRKRDLYAQASIPQYWVFDVSRQTLKVYDHPHEGQYRERLMQDGTLELLGLNISVADLLSLLREGELGG
- a CDS encoding Uma2 family endonuclease codes for the protein MTSVQAANQKKLTFEQYLLTPYDGRRTEFVDGEIIDATELSPQHIDIVENLRDRLKAYIRSHAPDLVVKSGPGVQIPQFGRPDNSRDPDLLICTKAQWQAMSGLTKALFLKDTPPLLTIEVVSPETLKKDTQDNVGEYADAKIPEYWVVNPLPGYESVSVWVLNGRAYTLKGEFKGEQPVRSELLALWDATAAEMLVE
- a CDS encoding ATP-binding protein; this encodes MKYLSTSQQRWTARGLSGLGLSLMLGGGVMAYQNPQFQQAEQLRAVHKYGSLQQAVMIPQDGMMGRGLGLGLFVAGLATSGLGLWLSDSEPRGVTPESVVKTALPNGQTLTLFPPEDEVLSNVQQKILTLLSAYPWLKSCMQAYCVVIVGASGVGKSTIANAIAVMRLLLWSWPVAILDPHGDNNLAQGTWSTGRLYGSSQLSKVPVGEQIAIAWERLKGGYAPYQENRRQRQTIIVDEFTGWSDPSEPDELKALTAPITSHCIRQARKCGNGIILLLHGDRKGTAGGDIPTGVLESLMKTAAVLQMEGQADEFGELTWSGKGKFKSPGTEPTNKHFQRVSIPDSIRPGRLQKDIGELLDYLGIGLDDDPLDEVIVKGKLAELRDALRRRFDSPEFIDALNQIYEGPTAPSSEEDDNTYPDPKWELIQQNSDTQELLSYLFRKQLKESTVDTLRSNWGRRREYTSREDIRSILAELVAAAIAEWTDGNKQGFRVLPNWEDFPDWLA
- a CDS encoding PadR family transcriptional regulator, whose translation is MIIYPTKIMNNVTTVKLSRLMTAEEMILRSLLHGSSYGAEISEKISFATEKWLPPGTLYPKLQMLREEGLIEQISKLETSLGERDGRPRKYYKLTAKGRMALSESDECRNRLSQPDLSGWQPC
- a CDS encoding sigma-70 family RNA polymerase sigma factor; translation: MVLIEDAGNPVYGHALENVIQYCRNLLLGDRSSGRVVDGQLPMMADTAISGLLPAATIASTKPTHLPNGTITPAAILPSTVVSFSPKSERLQECISMGSQTPYPVTVTFGFGDTTDTPLQTVGTPNAICPWSLTIGRSGTLFPHTTVSWSDVIPVDELGAITLSGFEATLRQLTDSNKTVRAAVFPSIAPCLVAVDLTSTGLLPSATVAGTDMPANLTSGIDVASMMMPSIVVSSLADGNSFLYRSRVEPQPLYPVTTTPTLRDRTAPPNQTIGDTSEAIEPKILTTTGGTSHAPLPPDTTTRADATRVEEASAVALLRYQTAVTQLIDSSDKAGKTKLFSFIKRYLRMFKMNTRYTAQEIFREAYLRLLKSGQHVNDILAWLGQAALNVIREFARKRDRGTIGLTEREPDGATGTSGADSDSGLDGLCRLFGTTQLRGKTMETLLLKLVVALVEPLVPVSFRDESIGDILELHYSMKQRGTAGILRSLITVCRLLDLLRGALHMRLQEFLATKKGRTLMTRCGFSSGGK